One genomic window of Oncorhynchus kisutch isolate 150728-3 linkage group LG24, Okis_V2, whole genome shotgun sequence includes the following:
- the LOC109869225 gene encoding cytochrome c oxidase subunit 4 isoform 2, mitochondrial-like has protein sequence MLHLTAGRVGGLFSRRAVVGLTNSGARMSSHHEVSDQVDMSQPMYWDRLDTPLPDRAWIDVLDSKDKSLKQKEKGPWTALSKEEKIALYRLKFNHTYPEMKKPSHEWKTVIGGMFIFFGITGLVVFWQGHYVYPPQPHTFGEEWQAKQIQRMLDMRVNPIEGFSAKWDYKNKQWK, from the exons ATGCTTCACCTGACAGCAGGACGAGTCGGGGGCTTGTTTTCCAGGCGCGCGGTGGTGGGACTGACCAACAGTGGTGCGAGGATGTCAAGCCACCACG AGGTATCTGACCAAGTGGACATGTCCCAGCCAATGTACTGGGATCGTCTGGACACCCCTCTGCCAGACAGAGCATGGATTGATGTCCTTGATTCTAAGGACAAGAGTCTGAAACAGAAGGAGAAGGGGCCATGGACTGCACTGTCCAAGGAGGAAAAAATAGCCT tgtacaggctgaagttcaaccacacctaccCTGAGATGAAGAAGCCGTCCCATGAGTGGAAGACCGTGATTGGTGGGATGTTCATCTTCTTTGGCATCACTGGTCTGGTGGTGTTTTGGCAGGGCCACTATG TGTACCCACCTCAACCTCACACTTTTGGTGAGGAGTGGCAGGCTAAGCAGATCCAGAGGATGCTGGACATGCGGGTCAACCCAATTGAGGGCTTTTCTGCCAAGTGGGACTACAAGAACAAACAATGGAAGTAA
- the LOC116356841 gene encoding endo-1,4-beta-xylanase B-like, with protein sequence MRRGEEDVSLDNDEPTCPGGEGDVSLDNDEPTCHGGEGDVSLDNDEPTCPGGEGDVSLDNDEPTCPGGEGDVSLDNDEPTCPGGEGDVSLDNDEPTCPGGEGDVSLDNDEPTCPGGEGDVSLDNDEPTCPGGEGDVSLDNDEPTCPGGEGDVSLDNVEPTWNRR encoded by the coding sequence atgaggaggggagaggaggatgtgtcCCTGGATAACGATGAACCAACGTGCcccggaggagagggggatgtgtCCCTGGATAACGATGAACCAACGTGCcacggaggagagggggatgtgtCCCTGGATAACGATGAACCAACGTGCcccggaggagagggggatgtgtCCCTGGATAATGATGAACCAACGTGCcccggaggagagggggatgtgtCCCTGGATAACGATGAACCAACGTGCcccggaggagagggggatgtgtCCCTGGATAACGATGAACCAACGTGCcccggaggagagggggatgtgtCCCTGGATAACGATGAACCAACGTGCcccggaggagagggggatgtgtCCCTGGATAACGATGAACCAACGTGCcccggaggagagggggatgtgtCCCTGGATAACGATGAACCAACGTGCcccggaggagagggggatgtgtCCCTGGAtaacgttgaaccaacgtggaatagacgttga